A single region of the Salicibibacter cibi genome encodes:
- a CDS encoding PTS sugar transporter subunit IIB, with protein MNILLVCATGMSTSLLVSKMEKSAKEQDKDYNIWAVSGRDLSSDIDKADAVLLGPQARYMLADVKKTGEKKNIPVDMINPQHYGMANGPEVLKTAEALVLGDNHG; from the coding sequence ATGAACATTTTGTTAGTATGTGCAACAGGCATGTCAACGAGTCTATTAGTCAGCAAAATGGAAAAAAGTGCAAAGGAACAAGATAAAGACTACAACATATGGGCAGTCTCAGGAAGAGACCTATCTAGTGATATTGATAAAGCTGATGCTGTATTGCTTGGACCTCAAGCACGATATATGCTTGCCGATGTTAAGAAAACAGGTGAAAAGAAAAATATTCCTGTTGATATGATTAATCCGCAGCACTACGGAATGGCAAACGGTCCAGAAGTGTTAAAAACAGCTGAAGCACTGGTGTTAGGTGATAATCATGGCTAA